A stretch of Buteo buteo chromosome 9, bButBut1.hap1.1, whole genome shotgun sequence DNA encodes these proteins:
- the PHLDB1 gene encoding pleckstrin homology-like domain family B member 1 isoform X4 — protein MGTLPRSVPLGAQARTRWQPVPENARHLQAGTMEACGRTPASPTRRVQTIIQNSPLDLIDTGKGLKVQTEKPHLVSLGSGRLSTAITLLPLEEGRTTIGTAARDIVLQGPGLAPQHCYIENVRGTLTLHPCGNACAIDGVPLRRPTRLTQGCTICLGQATFLRFNHPAEAKWMKSMIPAGGRSPAALYGLPAKPEALVNGGRQPSERGCPSHSSLVSSIEKDLQDIMDSLVLEEPASPGGKKPPARGRSPLSPMVNGGGRCLLSPPPSPGATSGGSSYENFSPLSSPASSGGYTSPSPSSQEQGPAMPPLVPLRSSSYNHAVQPPAQRPPPTPGGGPGEPWPAERLGDSQTGSPRLTPRAAPRPRAALQERPPSPFREPRDPLAPSRQPAGRAVPEARLQPPESPRAARRNVESMRELPPLSPSLSRRAVSPRAAPDAPSPQPRLGREVLGSPRARRKGLEEPRVAGSPSPPLPAETPPRRPSFGTSLSPAYGLGSPAVPSPRQSPRAPRKPLGDPRPPAGPRERKNSITEISDNEDELLEYHRRQRQERVREQEMERLERQRLETILNLCAEYTKTDGTEPGDVHRLLAGDTDAGRRVPRGAVALGRAAEELRQRESLERSDEENLKEECSSTESTHHEHEELAGPRAKEAQRLEEERASVLGRLDQLKGRIKELEQQLQETSREAEMERALLQGERESEAARLRQEQEAVQQLQEKLSSLDASIRKERDKERAKVDAERKELEQLRALYHESKSHLDKCPESMREQLREQMRREAEALETEAKLFEDLEFQQLERESHLEEEREARGQQLLQSRAECHRSIARRKERVAALDAQAAQIRLQSAQEAERLARERNSILQLLQKEKEKLVSLERRYQLVTGGRSFPKMSSALREETLHISEPYELLEGTKPLSPPPAAAASLASPAARSYPKAQEEYMRLSDVFRFCSNAHGPSLDTKASAAAPAATQRSFLLAVPPAADEYVTVEQLSGILGSLRAPAASPLGCASPAPSSSGCAAPPPLPSLSSPSISAEMEQQLLGGPVWLPALDLEKWYQEVMAGFETSSSSVSPPSSPPPLPAKAHSCHKPLQVYRAKTEGDASALAPRMKSGTPSSSQLNLSVLGRSPSPKGPPSPAGSLPRNLAATLQDIETKRQLALQQKAKLLPAEPLQPGDLPGQQVIEEQKRRLAELKQKAAAEAQSQWEALHGQPPFPAAFPPLVHHSILHHHRPHGVGPRAEELDHAYDTLSLESSDSMETSISTGNNSACSPDNISSASGMEAGKIEEMEKMLKEAHAEKSRLMESREREMELRRQALEDERRRREQLERRLQDETARRQKLVEKEVKLREKHFSQARPLTRYLPIRKEDFDLRLHIESSGHSVDTCYHVILTEKMCKGYLVKMGGKIKSWKKRWFVFDRMKRTLSYYVDKHETKLKGVIYFQAIEEVYYDHLRSAAKSPNPALTFCVKTHDRLYYMVAPSAEAMRIWMDVIVTGAEGYTQFMN, from the exons ATGGGCACCCTGCCGCGGAGCGTCCCGCTCGGCGCCCAGGCCAGGACCAGGTGGCAG CCTGTGCCCGAGAACGCCCGGCATCTCCAAGCGGGCACCATGGAGGCATGCGGCAGGACCCCCGCCAGCCCGACCCGCAGAGTCCAGACCATCATCCAG aACAGCCCCCTGGACCTGATCGACACGGGCAAGGGGCTGAAGGTGCAGACGGAGAAGCCGCACTTGGTGagcctgggcagcggccggctCAGCACCGCCATCACGCTCCTGCCCCTGGAGGAAG GGAGGACCACCATCGGCACGGCCGCGAGGGACATCGTCCTGCAGGGCCCTGGGCTGGCACCGCAGCACTGCTACATCGAGAACGTGCGGGGGACGCTCACCCTGCACCCCTGCGGCAACGCCTGCGCCATTGACGGCGTGCCCCTGCGGCGGCCCACGCGCCTCACCCAAG gctgcaccATCTGCCTGGGCCAGGCCACCTTCCTCCGCTTCAACCACCCTGCCGAGGCCAAGTGGATGAAGAGCATGATCCCGGCGGGGGGCAGGAGCCCAGCGGCTCTCTACGGGCTGCCAGCAA AGCCTGAGGCCCTGGTGAACGGTGGCCGCCAGCCGTCAGAGCGTGGGTGTCCCAGCCACAGCTCCCTCGTCAGCTCCATTGAGAAGGACCTACAGGACATCATGGACTCACTGGTGCTGGAGGAGCCGGCGTCGCCCGGCGGCAAGAAGCCGCCCGCCCGTGGCCggtcccccctctcccccatgGTGAACGGGGGTGGGCGCTGCctcctgtcccccccacccagccctggGGCCACCTCGGGAGGCTCCAGCTACGAGAACttctcccccctctcctccccggcCAGCAGCGGTGGCTACACCAGCCCCTCGCCtagcagccaggagcagggtcCGGCCATGCCCCCCCTCGTCCCGCTCCGCTCCTCCAGCTACAACCACGCTGTGCAGCCACCCGCCCAGCGCCCACCCCCCACACCCGGCGGGGGTCCCGGCGAGCCTTGGCCGGCCGAGAGGCTCGGGGACAGCCAGACAGGCAGCCCCCGGCTGACCCCCAGGGCAGCACCGCGGCCACGGGCGGCCCTGCAGGAgcggccccccagccccttccgGGAGCCGCGGGACCCCCTGGCCCCCAGCCGGCAGCCTGCCGGCCGGGCGGTCCCAGAGGcccggctgcagccccccgAGAGCCCGCGGGCGGCCCGGAGGAACGTGGAGAGCATGCGGGAGCTGCCCCCCCTGAGCCCCTCCTTGTCGCGCCGGGCTGtcagcccccgggcagcccccgacgccccctccccacagccccggctgggcagggaggtgcTCGGCAGCCCCCGTGCCAGGCGCAAGGGTCTGGAGGAGCCGAGGGTCGCTGGGAGTCCCTCGCCCCCATTGCCAGCGGAGacccccccgcgccgccccaGCTTCGGCACCAGCCTGAGTCCGGCGTACGGGTTGGGCTCCCCGGCCGTGCCCTCGCCCCGGCAGAGCCCCCGCGCCCCCAGGAAGCCCTTGGGGGACCCACGGCCACCGGCAGGGCCGCGGGAACGCAAGAACAGCATCACTGAGATCAGCGACAACGAGGACGAGCTGCTGGAGTACCACCGGCGTCAGCGGCAGGAGCGGGTGCGGGAGCAGGAGATGGAGCGCCTG GAGCGGCAGCGCCTGGAGACCATCCTGAACCTCTGCGCAGAGTACACGAAGACGGACGGCACCGAGCCGGGCGACGTGCACCGACTCCTGGCTGGTGACACGGATGCCGGCCGGCGGGTGCCCAGGGGTGCCGTGGCTCTGGGCCGTGCTGCTGAGGAACTGCGGCAGAGGGAGAGCCTGGAGAGGTCGGACGAGGAGAACCTGAAGGAGGagtgcagcagcactgagagcACCCACCATGAG CACGAGGAGCTGGCGGGCCCGCGGGCCAAGGAGGCGCAGCGGCTGGAGGAGGAGCGTGCCAGCGTGCTTGGCCGCTTGGACCAGCTGAAGGGCCGCATCaaggagctggagcagcagctgcaggagacGTCGCGAGAG GCGGAGATGGAGCGGGCGCTGCTGCAGGGCGAGCGGGAGTCGGAGGCGGCACGGCTGCGGCAGGAGCAGGAGGCggtgcagcagctgcaggagaagctCTCCAGCCTGGACGCCAGCATCCGGAAGGAGCGGGACAAG GAAAGGGCAAAGGTTGATGCTGAAAGGAAGGAGCTAGAGCAACTCCGGGCGCTTTACCATGAGTCGAAGAGCCACCTTGATAAGTGCCCTGAGTCAATGCGGGAGCAGTTGCGGGAGCAGATGCGAAGG GAGGCGGAGGCGCTGGAGACGGAGGCCAAGCTGTTTGAGGACCTGGAGTTCCAGCAGCTGGAACGGGAGAGCCACCTCGAGGAGGAGCGCGAAGCACggggccagcagctcctgcagagccggGCCGAGTGCCACCGCAGCATTGCCCGCAGGAAG gaGCGGGTGGCCGCACTGGATGCCCAGGCTGCCCAGATCCGGCTGCAGAGCGCCCAGGAGGCTGAGCGCCTGGCCAGGGAGAGGAACAGcatcctgcagctcctgcagaag gagaaggagaagcttGTGTCTCTGGAGAGGCGATACCAGCTCGTCACAGGCGGCAGGAGCTTCCCCAAAATGTCCTCAGCTCTCAGAGAG GAGACCCTCCATATCTCAGAGCCTTATGAGCTGTTGGAGGGAACTAAGCCCCTGAGTCCCCCGCcggcagcagctgcctccttAGCTTCTCCTGCCGCCCGCTCCTACCCCAAGGCACAAGAG GAGTACATGAGGCTGTCTGACGTTTTCAGGTTCTGCAGCAATGCGCACGGCCCCAGCCTGGACACTaaagcttctgctgctgcccctgctgccACTCAGCGCTCTTTCTTGCTTGCTGTACCTCCCGCAGCCGACGAG TACGTGACCGTTGAGCAGCTCTCGGGCATCCTGGGCAGCCTCCGTGCCCCTGCTGCTTCCCCGCTGGGCTGTGCCTCTCCGGCTCCTTCATCCTCAGGCTgcgctgctcctcctcctcttccatctctctcttctccctccatcTCTGCAGAG atggagcagcagctgctggggggcCCCGTGTGGCTCCCGGCTCTTGATTTAGAGAAGTGGTACCAGGAGGTCATGGCTGGCTTTgagacctcctcctcctctgtctctcctccttcttcccctcctccgCTTCCAGCTAAAGCTCACTCCTGTCACAAGCCTCTCCAG GTCTATCGTGCCAAAACAGAGGGTGACGCCAGTGCCCTCGCCCCTCGGATGAAGAGTGGGACCCCCTCATCCTCACAGCTCAACCTCTCCGTGCTGGGACGCAGCCCCTCGCCTAAG GGCCCCCCAAGCCCGGCAGGCAGCCTGCCCCGCAACCTGGCAGCCACACTGCAGGACATCGAGACCAAGCGCCAGCTGGCCCTGCAGCAGAAGG CCaagctgctcccagcagagcccTTGCAGCCGGGCGATCTACCAG GTCAGCAGGTGATCGAGGAGCAGAAGCGGCGGCTCGCGGagctgaagcagaaagcagctgcCGAAGCTCAGTCCCAGTGGGAAGCCTTGCACGGGCAGccccccttccctgctgccttccccccGCTCGTGCATCACTCCATCCTCCACCACCACCGTCCCCACGGCGTCGGGCCCCGGGCCGAGGAGCTGGACCATGCGTATGACACCCTCAGCCTGGAGAGCTCAGACAGCATGGAGACCAGCATCTCCACTGGCAACAACTCTGCCTGCTCGCCTGACAACATCTCCAG TGCCAGCGGGATGGAGGCGGGGAAGATCgaggagatggagaagatgCTGAAGGAGGCGCACGCGGAGAAGTCGCGGCTGATGGAATCCCGG GAGCGGGAGATGGAGCTGCGGCGGCAGGCGCTGGAGGACGAGCGCCGGCGCCGGGAGCAGCTGGAACGCCGGCTGCAGGATGAGACCGCACGGCGGCAGAAGCTGGTGGAGAAGGAGGTCAAGCTGCGGGAGAAGCACTTCTCGCAG GCTCGTCCCCTGACGCGGTACCTCCCCATCCGCAAGGAGGATTTTGACCTGCGGCTGCACATCGAGTCCTCGGGCCACAGCGTGGACACCTGCTACCACGTCATCCTGACGGAGAAGATGTGCAAGGGCTACCTGGTCAAGATGGGCGGCAAGATCAAGTCTTGGAAGAAGCGCTGGTTCGTCTTCGACCGCATGAAGCGCACCCTCTCCTACTACGTGG ATAAACACGAGACAAAGCTGAAAGGCGTCATCTACTTCCAAGCCATCGAAGAGGTTTACTATGACCACCTCCGCAGCGCTGCAAAG agcCCCAACCCTGCGCTCACCTTCTGCGTCAAGACCCACGACCGCCTCTACTACATGGTGGCACCCTCAGCCGAGGCCATGCGCATCTGGATGGACGTCATCGTCACCGGGGCAGAGGGGTACACCCAGTTCATGAACtga
- the PHLDB1 gene encoding pleckstrin homology-like domain family B member 1 isoform X2 translates to MGTLPRSVPLGAQARTRWQPVPENARHLQAGTMEACGRTPASPTRRVQTIIQNSPLDLIDTGKGLKVQTEKPHLVSLGSGRLSTAITLLPLEEGRTTIGTAARDIVLQGPGLAPQHCYIENVRGTLTLHPCGNACAIDGVPLRRPTRLTQGCTICLGQATFLRFNHPAEAKWMKSMIPAGGRSPAALYGLPAKPEALVNGGRQPSERGCPSHSSLVSSIEKDLQDIMDSLVLEEPASPGGKKPPARGRSPLSPMVNGGGRCLLSPPPSPGATSGGSSYENFSPLSSPASSGGYTSPSPSSQEQGPAMPPLVPLRSSSYNHAVQPPAQRPPPTPGGGPGEPWPAERLGDSQTGSPRLTPRAAPRPRAALQERPPSPFREPRDPLAPSRQPAGRAVPEARLQPPESPRAARRNVESMRELPPLSPSLSRRAVSPRAAPDAPSPQPRLGREVLGSPRARRKGLEEPRVAGSPSPPLPAETPPRRPSFGTSLSPAYGLGSPAVPSPRQSPRAPRKPLGDPRPPAGPRERKNSITEISDNEDELLEYHRRQRQERVREQEMERLERQRLETILNLCAEYTKTDGTEPGDVHRLLAGDTDAGRRVPRGAVALGRAAEELRQRESLERSDEENLKEECSSTESTHHEHEELAGPRAKEAQRLEEERASVLGRLDQLKGRIKELEQQLQETSREAEMERALLQGERESEAARLRQEQEAVQQLQEKLSSLDASIRKERDKERAKVDAERKELEQLRALYHESKSHLDKCPESMREQLREQMRREAEALETEAKLFEDLEFQQLERESHLEEEREARGQQLLQSRAECHRSIARRKERVAALDAQAAQIRLQSAQEAERLARERNSILQLLQKEKEKLVSLERRYQLVTGGRSFPKMSSALREETLHISEPYELLEGTKPLSPPPAAAASLASPAARSYPKAQEEYMRLSDVFRFCSNAHGPSLDTKASAAAPAATQRSFLLAVPPAADEYVTVEQLSGILGSLRAPAASPLGCASPAPSSSGCAAPPPLPSLSSPSISAEMEQQLLGGPVWLPALDLEKWYQEVMAGFETSSSSVSPPSSPPPLPAKAHSCHKPLQVYRAKTEGDASALAPRMKSGTPSSSQLNLSVLGRSPSPKLTACRPAQGPPSPAGSLPRNLAATLQDIETKRQLALQQKAKLLPAEPLQPGDLPGQQVIEEQKRRLAELKQKAAAEAQSQWEALHGQPPFPAAFPPLVHHSILHHHRPHGVGPRAEELDHAYDTLSLESSDSMETSISTGNNSACSPDNISSASGMEAGKIEEMEKMLKEAHAEKSRLMESREREMELRRQALEDERRRREQLERRLQDETARRQKLVEKEVKLREKHFSQARPLTRYLPIRKEDFDLRLHIESSGHSVDTCYHVILTEKMCKGYLVKMGGKIKSWKKRWFVFDRMKRTLSYYVDKHETKLKGVIYFQAIEEVYYDHLRSAAKSPNPALTFCVKTHDRLYYMVAPSAEAMRIWMDVIVTGAEGYTQFMN, encoded by the exons ATGGGCACCCTGCCGCGGAGCGTCCCGCTCGGCGCCCAGGCCAGGACCAGGTGGCAG CCTGTGCCCGAGAACGCCCGGCATCTCCAAGCGGGCACCATGGAGGCATGCGGCAGGACCCCCGCCAGCCCGACCCGCAGAGTCCAGACCATCATCCAG aACAGCCCCCTGGACCTGATCGACACGGGCAAGGGGCTGAAGGTGCAGACGGAGAAGCCGCACTTGGTGagcctgggcagcggccggctCAGCACCGCCATCACGCTCCTGCCCCTGGAGGAAG GGAGGACCACCATCGGCACGGCCGCGAGGGACATCGTCCTGCAGGGCCCTGGGCTGGCACCGCAGCACTGCTACATCGAGAACGTGCGGGGGACGCTCACCCTGCACCCCTGCGGCAACGCCTGCGCCATTGACGGCGTGCCCCTGCGGCGGCCCACGCGCCTCACCCAAG gctgcaccATCTGCCTGGGCCAGGCCACCTTCCTCCGCTTCAACCACCCTGCCGAGGCCAAGTGGATGAAGAGCATGATCCCGGCGGGGGGCAGGAGCCCAGCGGCTCTCTACGGGCTGCCAGCAA AGCCTGAGGCCCTGGTGAACGGTGGCCGCCAGCCGTCAGAGCGTGGGTGTCCCAGCCACAGCTCCCTCGTCAGCTCCATTGAGAAGGACCTACAGGACATCATGGACTCACTGGTGCTGGAGGAGCCGGCGTCGCCCGGCGGCAAGAAGCCGCCCGCCCGTGGCCggtcccccctctcccccatgGTGAACGGGGGTGGGCGCTGCctcctgtcccccccacccagccctggGGCCACCTCGGGAGGCTCCAGCTACGAGAACttctcccccctctcctccccggcCAGCAGCGGTGGCTACACCAGCCCCTCGCCtagcagccaggagcagggtcCGGCCATGCCCCCCCTCGTCCCGCTCCGCTCCTCCAGCTACAACCACGCTGTGCAGCCACCCGCCCAGCGCCCACCCCCCACACCCGGCGGGGGTCCCGGCGAGCCTTGGCCGGCCGAGAGGCTCGGGGACAGCCAGACAGGCAGCCCCCGGCTGACCCCCAGGGCAGCACCGCGGCCACGGGCGGCCCTGCAGGAgcggccccccagccccttccgGGAGCCGCGGGACCCCCTGGCCCCCAGCCGGCAGCCTGCCGGCCGGGCGGTCCCAGAGGcccggctgcagccccccgAGAGCCCGCGGGCGGCCCGGAGGAACGTGGAGAGCATGCGGGAGCTGCCCCCCCTGAGCCCCTCCTTGTCGCGCCGGGCTGtcagcccccgggcagcccccgacgccccctccccacagccccggctgggcagggaggtgcTCGGCAGCCCCCGTGCCAGGCGCAAGGGTCTGGAGGAGCCGAGGGTCGCTGGGAGTCCCTCGCCCCCATTGCCAGCGGAGacccccccgcgccgccccaGCTTCGGCACCAGCCTGAGTCCGGCGTACGGGTTGGGCTCCCCGGCCGTGCCCTCGCCCCGGCAGAGCCCCCGCGCCCCCAGGAAGCCCTTGGGGGACCCACGGCCACCGGCAGGGCCGCGGGAACGCAAGAACAGCATCACTGAGATCAGCGACAACGAGGACGAGCTGCTGGAGTACCACCGGCGTCAGCGGCAGGAGCGGGTGCGGGAGCAGGAGATGGAGCGCCTG GAGCGGCAGCGCCTGGAGACCATCCTGAACCTCTGCGCAGAGTACACGAAGACGGACGGCACCGAGCCGGGCGACGTGCACCGACTCCTGGCTGGTGACACGGATGCCGGCCGGCGGGTGCCCAGGGGTGCCGTGGCTCTGGGCCGTGCTGCTGAGGAACTGCGGCAGAGGGAGAGCCTGGAGAGGTCGGACGAGGAGAACCTGAAGGAGGagtgcagcagcactgagagcACCCACCATGAG CACGAGGAGCTGGCGGGCCCGCGGGCCAAGGAGGCGCAGCGGCTGGAGGAGGAGCGTGCCAGCGTGCTTGGCCGCTTGGACCAGCTGAAGGGCCGCATCaaggagctggagcagcagctgcaggagacGTCGCGAGAG GCGGAGATGGAGCGGGCGCTGCTGCAGGGCGAGCGGGAGTCGGAGGCGGCACGGCTGCGGCAGGAGCAGGAGGCggtgcagcagctgcaggagaagctCTCCAGCCTGGACGCCAGCATCCGGAAGGAGCGGGACAAG GAAAGGGCAAAGGTTGATGCTGAAAGGAAGGAGCTAGAGCAACTCCGGGCGCTTTACCATGAGTCGAAGAGCCACCTTGATAAGTGCCCTGAGTCAATGCGGGAGCAGTTGCGGGAGCAGATGCGAAGG GAGGCGGAGGCGCTGGAGACGGAGGCCAAGCTGTTTGAGGACCTGGAGTTCCAGCAGCTGGAACGGGAGAGCCACCTCGAGGAGGAGCGCGAAGCACggggccagcagctcctgcagagccggGCCGAGTGCCACCGCAGCATTGCCCGCAGGAAG gaGCGGGTGGCCGCACTGGATGCCCAGGCTGCCCAGATCCGGCTGCAGAGCGCCCAGGAGGCTGAGCGCCTGGCCAGGGAGAGGAACAGcatcctgcagctcctgcagaag gagaaggagaagcttGTGTCTCTGGAGAGGCGATACCAGCTCGTCACAGGCGGCAGGAGCTTCCCCAAAATGTCCTCAGCTCTCAGAGAG GAGACCCTCCATATCTCAGAGCCTTATGAGCTGTTGGAGGGAACTAAGCCCCTGAGTCCCCCGCcggcagcagctgcctccttAGCTTCTCCTGCCGCCCGCTCCTACCCCAAGGCACAAGAG GAGTACATGAGGCTGTCTGACGTTTTCAGGTTCTGCAGCAATGCGCACGGCCCCAGCCTGGACACTaaagcttctgctgctgcccctgctgccACTCAGCGCTCTTTCTTGCTTGCTGTACCTCCCGCAGCCGACGAG TACGTGACCGTTGAGCAGCTCTCGGGCATCCTGGGCAGCCTCCGTGCCCCTGCTGCTTCCCCGCTGGGCTGTGCCTCTCCGGCTCCTTCATCCTCAGGCTgcgctgctcctcctcctcttccatctctctcttctccctccatcTCTGCAGAG atggagcagcagctgctggggggcCCCGTGTGGCTCCCGGCTCTTGATTTAGAGAAGTGGTACCAGGAGGTCATGGCTGGCTTTgagacctcctcctcctctgtctctcctccttcttcccctcctccgCTTCCAGCTAAAGCTCACTCCTGTCACAAGCCTCTCCAG GTCTATCGTGCCAAAACAGAGGGTGACGCCAGTGCCCTCGCCCCTCGGATGAAGAGTGGGACCCCCTCATCCTCACAGCTCAACCTCTCCGTGCTGGGACGCAGCCCCTCGCCTAAG CTGACTGCCTGTCGTCCTGCCCAGGGCCCCCCAAGCCCGGCAGGCAGCCTGCCCCGCAACCTGGCAGCCACACTGCAGGACATCGAGACCAAGCGCCAGCTGGCCCTGCAGCAGAAGG CCaagctgctcccagcagagcccTTGCAGCCGGGCGATCTACCAG GTCAGCAGGTGATCGAGGAGCAGAAGCGGCGGCTCGCGGagctgaagcagaaagcagctgcCGAAGCTCAGTCCCAGTGGGAAGCCTTGCACGGGCAGccccccttccctgctgccttccccccGCTCGTGCATCACTCCATCCTCCACCACCACCGTCCCCACGGCGTCGGGCCCCGGGCCGAGGAGCTGGACCATGCGTATGACACCCTCAGCCTGGAGAGCTCAGACAGCATGGAGACCAGCATCTCCACTGGCAACAACTCTGCCTGCTCGCCTGACAACATCTCCAG TGCCAGCGGGATGGAGGCGGGGAAGATCgaggagatggagaagatgCTGAAGGAGGCGCACGCGGAGAAGTCGCGGCTGATGGAATCCCGG GAGCGGGAGATGGAGCTGCGGCGGCAGGCGCTGGAGGACGAGCGCCGGCGCCGGGAGCAGCTGGAACGCCGGCTGCAGGATGAGACCGCACGGCGGCAGAAGCTGGTGGAGAAGGAGGTCAAGCTGCGGGAGAAGCACTTCTCGCAG GCTCGTCCCCTGACGCGGTACCTCCCCATCCGCAAGGAGGATTTTGACCTGCGGCTGCACATCGAGTCCTCGGGCCACAGCGTGGACACCTGCTACCACGTCATCCTGACGGAGAAGATGTGCAAGGGCTACCTGGTCAAGATGGGCGGCAAGATCAAGTCTTGGAAGAAGCGCTGGTTCGTCTTCGACCGCATGAAGCGCACCCTCTCCTACTACGTGG ATAAACACGAGACAAAGCTGAAAGGCGTCATCTACTTCCAAGCCATCGAAGAGGTTTACTATGACCACCTCCGCAGCGCTGCAAAG agcCCCAACCCTGCGCTCACCTTCTGCGTCAAGACCCACGACCGCCTCTACTACATGGTGGCACCCTCAGCCGAGGCCATGCGCATCTGGATGGACGTCATCGTCACCGGGGCAGAGGGGTACACCCAGTTCATGAACtga